One Staphylococcus ratti DNA segment encodes these proteins:
- a CDS encoding BCCT family transporter, which translates to MIDWVVFVGTALALLLTVIPMMVFPDQSRSVVMAMNEFVTSKLGAIYLVLGLTIFCFVLYIAFGKYGSVTLGRASDKPEFSDFAWASMLFCAGIGSDILYWGVIEWAYYFQGPPLGAKPMSEEALGYATMYGMFHWGPIAWSIYVLPALPIGYLVFVKKQPIFKISQACRPILKGQTDKFLGKVVDILFIFGLMGGTATSFALGVPMITAGLEKLFGIDGSSMLVKSIVLLCITAVFAYSSYQGLKKGIQLLSDLNVWLSFVLLAFVFIVGPTIFIMETTVTGFGNMMKNFFQMATWLEPFGGIGGREETKFPQTWTIFYWAWWIVYAPFIGLFIARISRGRTLKEVILGTIVYGTFGCVLFFGIFGNYAAYLQISGQFDVVKFLNAHGTEATIIEVISQLPFSTVVVVLFIMSAFLFLVTTFDSASYIVAAATQMKVKGEPFKWNRLFWAFALCLLPFSLMLVGGEKALEILQTASIVAGVPLIIIFIIIMVSFMMILSHDRIALQTRAERFKKIERRSLRIVQVAEKREDEEDDDNL; encoded by the coding sequence ATGATAGATTGGGTCGTTTTTGTCGGCACCGCATTGGCGTTATTGTTAACGGTCATACCAATGATGGTGTTTCCCGATCAAAGTCGATCTGTTGTTATGGCTATGAATGAATTTGTAACGTCAAAACTTGGCGCTATATATTTAGTATTAGGTTTAACGATTTTTTGTTTTGTATTGTATATTGCCTTTGGGAAATATGGATCTGTCACGCTTGGCCGTGCGAGTGACAAACCAGAGTTTAGTGACTTTGCTTGGGCTTCGATGCTATTTTGTGCCGGCATAGGATCAGATATTTTATACTGGGGTGTCATAGAATGGGCTTATTATTTTCAAGGGCCACCACTTGGCGCTAAACCTATGAGTGAAGAAGCTTTAGGTTATGCGACGATGTATGGCATGTTCCACTGGGGGCCAATTGCTTGGTCTATTTATGTTTTGCCTGCACTACCTATTGGCTATCTTGTCTTCGTAAAGAAACAACCTATCTTTAAAATTAGTCAGGCGTGTCGTCCGATTTTAAAAGGACAAACGGATAAATTTTTAGGTAAAGTTGTCGATATTTTATTTATATTTGGTTTGATGGGAGGAACAGCAACGTCATTTGCGTTAGGTGTTCCAATGATTACAGCAGGACTTGAAAAACTGTTCGGTATTGATGGAAGCAGCATGCTCGTAAAAAGTATCGTACTGTTATGTATTACCGCAGTTTTTGCGTACAGTTCTTATCAAGGACTTAAAAAAGGGATTCAATTACTTAGTGACTTAAATGTTTGGTTATCGTTTGTATTACTAGCATTCGTATTTATTGTAGGACCTACCATTTTTATTATGGAAACAACCGTCACTGGCTTTGGAAATATGATGAAAAACTTCTTCCAAATGGCGACTTGGCTTGAACCGTTCGGCGGTATAGGAGGAAGGGAAGAAACGAAATTCCCACAAACATGGACGATTTTCTATTGGGCATGGTGGATTGTATACGCCCCATTTATCGGACTATTTATCGCTCGAATTTCTAGAGGGCGTACGTTAAAAGAAGTCATTTTAGGTACAATCGTTTATGGAACGTTTGGGTGTGTCTTGTTTTTCGGTATTTTCGGAAACTACGCGGCGTATTTACAAATTTCAGGACAATTTGATGTTGTTAAATTTTTAAATGCGCATGGTACAGAAGCGACAATTATTGAAGTGATTAGTCAATTACCATTTTCAACAGTTGTCGTGGTGCTCTTTATTATGTCTGCATTCTTGTTCTTAGTGACGACATTTGATTCAGCTTCTTATATTGTTGCAGCCGCAACTCAAATGAAAGTTAAAGGAGAGCCTTTCAAATGGAATCGCTTGTTCTGGGCGTTTGCGCTGTGTTTACTACCGTTTTCACTTATGTTAGTTGGTGGAGAAAAGGCGCTTGAAATATTGCAGACCGCCTCGATTGTAGCAGGTGTTCCATTGATTATCATTTTTATAATTATAATGGTTTCATTTATGATGATCTTATCGCATGACCGCATTGCGTTACAGACACGTGCGGAGCGTTTTAAAAAGATAGAACGTCGCTCATTGCGTATTGTTCAAGTAGCAGAAAAGAGAGAAGACGAGGAAGACGACGACAATTTATAA
- the deoB gene encoding phosphopentomutase has product MATFNRVHLIVMDSVGIGEAPDADKFGDKGAHTLRHALQDFDQELPNLQKLGLGNIDDLPVIDRVENPQAYYHKLSEASVGKDTMTGHWEIMGLNITQPFKVYPNGFPEELVNEIETMTGRKVVANCPASGTQIIDEWGEHQMKTGDLIVYTSADPVLQIAAHEDIIPLEELYDICEKVRELTKDPKYLIGRIIARPYVGEPGNFTRTSNRHDYALKPFGKTVMNALKEDNYDVIALGKINDIYDGEGVTEAVRTKSNMDGMDQLNKVVQKDFKGLSFLNLVDFDALYGHRRNQLGYAQAIKDFDERLPELLGHMREDDLLIITADHGNDPTAKGTDHTREYIPVLWYSPKFKGGKALEDDTTFSSIGATIAENFGVKAPEFGRSYLSELK; this is encoded by the coding sequence ATGGCAACATTTAACCGTGTACATTTAATCGTCATGGACTCTGTTGGTATCGGTGAAGCCCCAGATGCTGACAAATTTGGTGATAAAGGGGCACATACATTACGTCACGCATTACAAGATTTTGACCAAGAATTGCCAAACTTACAAAAATTAGGTTTGGGTAACATCGATGATTTACCAGTTATTGATCGTGTGGAAAATCCACAGGCATATTATCATAAACTTAGCGAAGCTTCAGTCGGAAAAGATACAATGACAGGTCATTGGGAAATTATGGGTCTAAATATTACGCAACCGTTTAAAGTATATCCTAATGGTTTTCCAGAGGAGCTTGTTAATGAAATTGAAACAATGACGGGGCGCAAAGTCGTGGCGAATTGCCCAGCTTCAGGTACACAAATTATTGATGAGTGGGGCGAACATCAGATGAAGACGGGAGATTTGATAGTATATACATCTGCAGACCCGGTACTTCAAATTGCGGCACACGAAGACATTATTCCGCTAGAAGAGTTATATGATATTTGTGAAAAAGTACGAGAACTTACAAAAGACCCTAAATATTTAATTGGTCGTATTATCGCCCGTCCATATGTTGGCGAACCTGGCAATTTTACGCGTACAAGTAACCGCCATGATTATGCGTTAAAACCATTTGGTAAGACGGTCATGAACGCGTTAAAAGAGGACAATTATGATGTGATTGCGCTAGGTAAGATTAACGATATTTATGACGGCGAAGGTGTAACAGAAGCTGTACGTACGAAAAGCAACATGGACGGTATGGATCAGTTGAATAAAGTCGTTCAAAAAGATTTCAAAGGGTTAAGTTTCTTAAACTTAGTGGACTTTGATGCGCTGTATGGCCATCGTCGTAATCAATTAGGTTATGCGCAAGCGATTAAAGATTTTGATGAGCGCTTGCCAGAATTACTTGGTCATATGCGTGAAGATGATTTGTTAATTATAACAGCAGACCACGGTAATGATCCTACGGCAAAAGGAACAGATCACACACGTGAATACATTCCTGTATTATGGTATAGCCCTAAATTTAAAGGCGGTAAGGCACTTGAAGACGATACAACGTTTAGTTCTATCGGTGCAACCATTGCAGAGAATTTCGGAGTTAAAGCACCCGAATTTGGCCGAAGTTATTTAAGTGAATTAAAATAA
- the argF gene encoding ornithine carbamoyltransferase: protein MAGFKGKSFLKTSDYTKFELETLIDFSIELKHKKRHQLPHPYLKGKNIALIFEKPSTRTRAAFSVAAKDLGAHVDTYSAGDFHLGVKESIADTAQVLGRMYDGIEFRGFQQAHVETLSLASGVPVWNGLTDEWHPTQMIADFMTLKEHFGTLEGKTLTYVGDARNNVAHDLLVTGAILGVNIHIAAPESAQPDLEVQHLAETFAAKSGAQLHITNNVQEAVYQTDVIYTDVWLSMGRETSEWGSRIELMLPYQVNAELLAQTHQPHTIVMHCLPAFHDLETKTAQTLYQQFGVEAMEITDEVFNGKHSVVFEQAENRLHSIKAILAATLGDVF from the coding sequence ATTGCAGGTTTCAAAGGAAAAAGTTTTCTCAAAACAAGTGATTATACGAAATTTGAACTTGAAACATTGATTGATTTTTCAATAGAACTCAAACATAAGAAACGACATCAATTGCCACATCCTTATTTAAAAGGCAAAAACATAGCGCTTATTTTTGAAAAACCTTCTACACGTACCCGTGCTGCTTTTAGTGTTGCAGCAAAAGATTTGGGGGCACATGTAGATACTTATAGTGCAGGTGATTTTCATCTTGGTGTTAAAGAATCAATTGCTGACACGGCACAAGTTTTAGGACGTATGTATGACGGTATTGAATTCAGAGGTTTTCAACAGGCGCATGTTGAGACATTAAGTCTTGCTTCTGGAGTGCCAGTATGGAACGGACTTACAGATGAATGGCATCCGACACAAATGATTGCAGATTTTATGACACTAAAAGAACATTTTGGCACGCTTGAAGGCAAAACACTGACATACGTCGGAGATGCGCGCAATAACGTTGCCCATGATTTGTTAGTTACAGGCGCAATATTAGGCGTGAATATCCATATTGCCGCACCTGAGTCGGCACAACCAGATTTAGAAGTGCAGCATCTTGCAGAAACATTTGCGGCTAAGAGTGGGGCACAGCTACACATTACAAATAATGTTCAAGAAGCAGTCTATCAAACAGATGTCATCTATACGGATGTTTGGTTATCAATGGGGAGAGAAACATCAGAATGGGGAAGTCGTATTGAGCTAATGTTACCTTACCAAGTCAACGCAGAATTATTGGCGCAGACACATCAACCCCATACTATCGTGATGCATTGTTTGCCAGCATTTCATGATTTAGAAACGAAAACTGCGCAAACGTTATATCAGCAGTTTGGCGTTGAAGCGATGGAGATAACAGATGAAGTTTTTAACGGTAAACATTCCGTTGTTTTTGAACAAGCGGAAAATCGTCTCCATTCTATAAAAGCAATACTTGCTGCAACATTAGGCGATGTATTTTAA
- a CDS encoding staphostatin A, whose translation MSQFNTINIVSTPVNNIEKNWIQTLEGEWYPKSIDVDPLKFTIDENSSGYHCKKVNEDSKKLILESKENTNIVKEIKFINSNEITVNIINIGSIGVSPSITFIKY comes from the coding sequence ATCTCTCAATTTAATACAATAAATATTGTTAGTACTCCTGTAAATAATATCGAAAAGAATTGGATTCAAACACTTGAAGGTGAATGGTATCCGAAATCCATCGATGTTGATCCTTTAAAATTCACCATTGATGAAAATTCATCAGGATACCATTGTAAAAAAGTAAATGAAGATTCAAAAAAGCTTATTCTAGAGAGCAAAGAAAATACAAATATAGTAAAAGAAATTAAATTTATTAACTCAAACGAAATAACTGTTAATATTATCAATATTGGATCTATAGGCGTTTCGCCTAGTATCACATTTATTAAATACTAA
- a CDS encoding cysteine protease staphopain, with protein sequence MKSGLILKSVFILSLVSGACFDNVHAESTTDSQPAAKSSTKVNVNQKSIPSEVQKLAEENYISRVTTLDKVNNQSSNGYTLGEPFKIYKFDKKSDGNYYFPVLNEDGDIKYIVTVSPKVAGDSAKDGKYSLNVSAFLSKTLNEYKNQKITILTDSNGYYVLGEKGSAKLVLSTPHETKDFKVKDKADQAREFKRSEEKAPKSDELKGLNETASITKPVTKLHNPKYASDVEYVNKLKNFSIRETQGYNGWCAGYTMSALLNATYNTDRYNAEGVMRYIHPDLTGDEFLMTGLTEGEMINFGRSQGRSPELLKRMTSYDEVDQFTKDNKGIAVLGESVEKYENGLHGYHAMAVVGNAKVDNGQEVILIWNPWDSDFMTQDANSDVIPVSDGHHYRWYSSIHGY encoded by the coding sequence ATGAAAAGTGGACTAATATTAAAATCTGTTTTTATATTAAGCTTAGTTTCTGGAGCGTGTTTTGACAATGTACATGCAGAATCTACAACTGATAGTCAACCAGCAGCAAAAAGTTCTACGAAAGTAAATGTTAATCAAAAATCAATCCCTTCAGAAGTCCAAAAATTGGCTGAAGAAAATTATATTTCTCGTGTTACAACCCTTGATAAAGTAAACAATCAATCAAGCAATGGTTACACTTTAGGTGAACCGTTTAAAATTTATAAATTTGATAAGAAAAGTGATGGAAATTACTATTTCCCAGTATTAAATGAAGACGGCGATATTAAATACATCGTTACAGTATCACCTAAAGTTGCCGGTGATTCAGCTAAAGATGGTAAATATTCACTTAACGTCTCTGCTTTCCTTTCAAAAACATTAAACGAATATAAAAATCAAAAAATCACTATCTTAACTGATTCTAACGGTTATTATGTTTTGGGTGAAAAAGGCAGTGCTAAGCTTGTGTTAAGCACACCTCACGAAACAAAAGATTTTAAAGTTAAAGATAAAGCTGATCAAGCGCGTGAATTTAAACGTTCAGAAGAAAAAGCACCTAAATCTGATGAACTTAAAGGTTTAAACGAAACGGCTTCGATTACTAAACCTGTCACAAAACTCCACAATCCAAAGTATGCGAGTGACGTTGAGTATGTGAACAAGTTGAAAAACTTTTCTATTAGAGAAACTCAAGGTTATAATGGTTGGTGTGCAGGCTATACAATGTCAGCATTACTAAATGCCACTTATAATACAGATCGCTATAATGCAGAAGGTGTTATGCGCTATATCCACCCTGATTTGACTGGCGACGAATTTTTAATGACTGGTTTAACAGAGGGTGAAATGATTAATTTTGGCCGTTCACAAGGAAGATCACCTGAACTTCTTAAGAGAATGACTTCATATGATGAAGTAGACCAATTTACTAAAGACAATAAAGGTATCGCTGTTTTAGGTGAAAGTGTTGAAAAGTATGAAAACGGCTTACATGGCTACCATGCAATGGCTGTTGTGGGTAATGCTAAAGTAGACAATGGTCAAGAAGTTATCTTAATTTGGAATCCATGGGACAGTGATTTTATGACTCAAGATGCTAATAGTGATGTAATTCCAGTATCTGATGGTCATCATTACCGCTGGTATAGTTCAATTCATGGTTACTAA
- the deoC gene encoding deoxyribose-phosphate aldolase has protein sequence MNFEKYIDHTLLKPESTRAQIDKIIEEAKSYHFKSICVNPTHVAYAHEQLADSDVLVCTVIGFPLGANTPEVKAFETKNAIENGADEIDMVINIGALKDGRDDDVQKDIEAVVNAANGKTVKVIIETTLLTDDEKVKACELAKAAKATFVKTSTGFAGGGATVEDVKLMKATVGEALEVKASGGVRNLEDFKAMIDAGATRIGASAGVQIMQGLESDSDY, from the coding sequence ATGAATTTTGAAAAATACATTGATCATACTTTATTAAAGCCGGAGTCGACACGTGCGCAAATCGACAAAATTATCGAAGAAGCGAAATCGTATCATTTTAAATCTATTTGTGTGAATCCAACGCATGTGGCATACGCGCATGAACAGTTGGCGGATTCAGATGTACTTGTTTGTACTGTGATCGGATTCCCATTAGGCGCAAATACACCTGAGGTTAAAGCGTTTGAAACAAAAAACGCGATTGAGAACGGTGCGGACGAAATTGATATGGTCATTAACATTGGCGCATTAAAAGATGGCCGTGATGACGATGTTCAAAAAGATATTGAAGCCGTTGTGAATGCTGCAAATGGTAAAACGGTAAAAGTAATTATTGAAACAACGTTATTAACAGATGATGAAAAAGTGAAAGCATGTGAATTGGCTAAAGCTGCAAAAGCGACATTCGTGAAAACATCGACAGGTTTTGCTGGCGGTGGCGCGACAGTTGAAGATGTTAAATTAATGAAAGCGACTGTTGGAGAAGCACTAGAAGTTAAAGCTTCAGGTGGCGTGCGTAACTTAGAAGATTTTAAAGCAATGATTGATGCAGGTGCAACACGCATTGGTGCGAGTGCAGGCGTTCAAATTATGCAAGGTTTGGAATCAGACTCAGACTACTAA
- the betA gene encoding choline dehydrogenase, with translation MSKAYDKMYDYIIIGGGSAGSVLGARLSEDKDKKVLVLEAGRSDYPWDLLIQMPAALMYPSGNRFYDWKYETAEEPHMGGRKVFHTRGKVLGGSSSINGMIYQRGNPLDYEKWGKPEGMETWDYAHCLPYFKRLETAFGAEKDDPIRGLNGPIKLRRGPADNPLFEAFFNAGVDAGYHKTKDVNGYRQEGFGPFDSQIHNGRRVSASRAYLRPAMKRRNLTVKTRAFVEKLHFDGKRVTGVTFKRNGRLHKVLAKEVILSGGAINTPQLLQLSGIGDSEHLRSVGVEPRLHLPGVGENFEDHLEVYVQHKCKEPVSMQPSLNKFKMPFIGLEWLTRRTGAASSNHFEGGGFVRSNDKVKYPNLMFHFLPLAVRYDGQKAPTAHGYQVHVGPMYSNSRGYLKITSTNPYKKPEFVFNYLSTPEDKQEWVEAIRVARNILNQPAMDKYNGGEISPGPSVQTDEEILDWVRRDAETALHPSCSAKMGPASDPMAVVDPLTMKVHGMENLRVVDASVMPTTTNGNIHAPVLMLAEKAADIIKGVKPLEPEYVDYYVHGKSDPKSGAIE, from the coding sequence ATGAGCAAAGCATACGACAAAATGTATGACTACATTATTATCGGAGGCGGAAGTGCGGGGTCCGTTTTAGGCGCACGTTTAAGTGAAGATAAAGATAAGAAAGTACTTGTATTAGAAGCGGGACGCAGTGATTATCCTTGGGACTTACTCATTCAAATGCCAGCTGCGCTAATGTATCCTTCTGGTAACCGTTTTTATGACTGGAAATATGAAACTGCCGAAGAACCTCATATGGGAGGACGTAAAGTATTTCATACTCGCGGGAAAGTCCTTGGAGGTTCAAGCTCAATTAACGGTATGATTTATCAACGAGGTAACCCGCTAGACTATGAAAAATGGGGAAAACCTGAAGGAATGGAAACATGGGATTATGCACACTGTTTACCTTACTTTAAACGTTTAGAGACAGCTTTCGGTGCAGAAAAAGATGATCCGATTCGCGGTTTAAATGGACCGATTAAATTACGTCGTGGACCGGCGGATAATCCTTTATTTGAAGCTTTCTTTAATGCAGGGGTGGACGCGGGTTACCATAAAACAAAAGATGTTAATGGTTACCGTCAAGAAGGGTTTGGCCCTTTCGATAGCCAAATTCATAATGGTAGACGTGTGTCAGCATCACGTGCATACTTACGACCTGCGATGAAACGTCGTAATTTAACTGTAAAAACACGTGCATTTGTAGAAAAACTACATTTTGACGGTAAGCGTGTGACGGGTGTGACATTTAAACGTAATGGACGACTTCATAAAGTTCTTGCCAAAGAAGTGATTCTTTCAGGTGGGGCAATTAATACGCCACAATTGCTTCAATTGTCTGGTATAGGTGACTCTGAACATTTACGTTCTGTAGGTGTAGAGCCACGTTTACATTTGCCAGGTGTTGGTGAAAACTTTGAAGATCACTTAGAAGTTTACGTTCAACATAAATGTAAAGAACCGGTATCAATGCAACCAAGTTTGAATAAATTTAAAATGCCGTTCATTGGTTTAGAATGGTTAACGCGTCGTACAGGCGCAGCGTCAAGTAACCACTTTGAAGGTGGTGGATTTGTTCGCTCAAATGACAAAGTGAAATATCCTAACCTAATGTTCCATTTCTTACCATTAGCCGTGCGTTATGATGGTCAAAAAGCACCAACAGCACATGGTTATCAAGTTCACGTTGGGCCAATGTATTCTAATTCTCGTGGTTATTTAAAAATTACGTCAACGAATCCATATAAAAAACCTGAATTTGTCTTTAACTACTTATCAACACCAGAAGACAAACAGGAATGGGTAGAAGCAATTCGTGTAGCTCGTAACATTTTAAATCAGCCTGCCATGGACAAATATAATGGTGGCGAGATTTCACCAGGACCATCTGTACAAACAGACGAAGAGATTTTAGATTGGGTTCGTCGCGATGCTGAAACGGCGTTACATCCTTCTTGTAGCGCTAAAATGGGACCAGCTTCTGATCCAATGGCGGTTGTTGATCCACTTACTATGAAAGTGCACGGTATGGAAAACTTACGTGTCGTTGACGCATCGGTAATGCCAACTACAACAAACGGCAATATCCATGCACCTGTGCTAATGCTTGCAGAAAAAGCAGCAGATATTATTAAAGGTGTGAAACCGTTAGAACCTGAATATGTAGATTATTATGTTCACGGTAAATCTGACCCTAAATCAGGCGCAATTGAATAG
- the cudC gene encoding choline uptake/conversion transcriptional regulator CudC produces MKKAKSYETQLETAKDIVINSIAETMDLYGINRSVGNLYGIMLFKDSMTLDEMRQELQMSKPSMSAGVKKLQDLDVVKQRFTRGSRKQHFEAEKDFFDFFSNFFTKKWQREYTINFAAVTEAESIIDHILAADDVDDALKAEAEEIKAHMAHSRVYYHWLENISNAFKTGEIFEHYPIPDPEDTKH; encoded by the coding sequence ATGAAAAAAGCGAAATCTTATGAAACACAATTAGAAACAGCCAAAGACATTGTTATCAATTCGATTGCAGAAACAATGGACTTATATGGGATTAATCGTAGCGTTGGTAATTTATATGGCATCATGCTCTTTAAAGACAGCATGACATTAGATGAAATGCGACAAGAACTGCAAATGAGTAAACCAAGCATGAGCGCTGGTGTTAAAAAGCTTCAAGACTTAGATGTCGTCAAACAACGCTTTACACGCGGTAGTCGAAAACAACATTTTGAAGCTGAAAAAGACTTTTTCGACTTTTTCAGTAACTTCTTTACTAAAAAATGGCAGCGTGAATATACGATTAATTTTGCGGCAGTAACTGAAGCTGAATCAATTATTGACCACATTCTAGCGGCAGATGATGTGGATGACGCACTCAAAGCAGAAGCTGAAGAAATCAAAGCACATATGGCACATTCCCGCGTTTATTACCATTGGCTAGAAAACATTAGTAACGCTTTTAAAACAGGTGAAATTTTTGAACATTATCCTATTCCTGACCCTGAAGATACAAAGCATTAA
- the betB gene encoding betaine-aldehyde dehydrogenase, with protein sequence MEFVKQLSRRQFIDGEWVESSNKATREIINPYNQEVILEVAEGTTEDVERAILSARRSFDEGVYADETGDVKGQKVRAIADKIKTHREELAQLETLDTGKTLEESRADMDDIHNVFMYFAGLADKVGGEIINSPIPNTDSKIVKEPVGVVTQITPWNYPLLQASWKIAPALATGCSIVMKPSEITPLTTIRVFELMEEVGFPKGVINLVLGAGSEIGDIMSTHKDIDLVSFTGGIQTGKRIMKQAADHVTNIALELGGKNPNVIFEDADFDLAVDQALNGGLFHAGQVCSAGSRIIVHNAIKADFEKALIARIKNIKMGNGFDASTELGPLISAEHRDKVEGYMDIAKKEGATIAIGGKRPERDDLKEGFFFEPTIITDCDTSMRIVQEEVFGPVMTIEGFDTEAEAIRLANDSIYGLAGGVFTKDIGKANRVAKKLRMGTVWINDFHPYFAQAPWGGYKQSGIGRELGHEGLDEYLETKHILLNTQPEPIEWFGKNNE encoded by the coding sequence ATGGAATTTGTTAAACAGTTATCACGTCGTCAGTTTATTGATGGCGAGTGGGTGGAAAGTAGCAACAAAGCTACACGTGAAATTATTAATCCTTACAATCAAGAAGTTATTTTAGAAGTGGCCGAAGGTACAACAGAAGATGTTGAACGCGCGATATTATCTGCACGTCGTTCTTTTGATGAAGGGGTTTATGCCGATGAAACCGGTGATGTTAAAGGACAAAAAGTACGTGCAATTGCAGATAAAATCAAAACACATCGTGAAGAGTTAGCACAACTTGAGACGTTAGATACAGGTAAGACGTTAGAAGAATCACGTGCAGATATGGATGATATTCATAACGTATTTATGTATTTTGCTGGTTTAGCTGATAAAGTTGGCGGCGAAATTATAAATTCTCCAATTCCTAACACAGACAGTAAGATTGTGAAGGAACCTGTTGGTGTAGTGACGCAAATTACGCCTTGGAATTATCCATTGCTTCAAGCGTCATGGAAAATTGCGCCAGCGCTTGCGACAGGGTGTTCGATTGTAATGAAGCCAAGTGAAATTACGCCATTAACGACAATTCGTGTGTTTGAACTAATGGAAGAAGTTGGTTTCCCTAAAGGTGTGATTAATCTTGTATTAGGAGCCGGCTCAGAAATTGGAGACATTATGTCTACACATAAAGACATCGATCTTGTTTCATTTACTGGTGGCATTCAAACAGGAAAACGTATTATGAAACAAGCGGCAGATCATGTGACGAACATAGCGCTTGAACTTGGGGGAAAGAATCCAAACGTTATTTTTGAGGACGCTGATTTTGATCTAGCGGTTGACCAAGCTTTAAATGGGGGCTTATTCCATGCAGGACAAGTATGTTCAGCAGGCTCACGTATTATCGTGCACAATGCTATTAAAGCAGATTTTGAAAAAGCGCTTATCGCGCGCATTAAAAATATCAAAATGGGTAATGGTTTTGATGCATCAACGGAACTTGGACCACTCATTTCAGCAGAACACCGCGATAAAGTCGAAGGATATATGGATATCGCTAAAAAAGAAGGGGCAACGATTGCGATTGGTGGTAAGCGTCCAGAACGTGATGATTTAAAAGAAGGTTTCTTCTTTGAACCGACAATTATTACAGATTGCGATACGTCAATGAGAATTGTTCAAGAGGAAGTATTTGGTCCAGTGATGACCATTGAAGGATTCGATACGGAAGCAGAAGCAATTCGACTTGCGAATGATTCGATTTATGGCTTAGCTGGTGGTGTATTTACAAAAGACATTGGTAAAGCTAACCGAGTAGCTAAAAAATTGCGCATGGGAACGGTATGGATTAATGACTTCCATCCTTATTTTGCGCAAGCACCGTGGGGCGGCTATAAACAATCAGGTATCGGTCGTGAATTAGGTCATGAAGGCTTAGACGAATATTTAGAGACGAAACACATTTTGCTTAATACTCAACCAGAACCGATTGAATGGTTTGGCAAAAACAACGAATAA
- a CDS encoding GNAT family N-acetyltransferase translates to MIQIRRKQTEDIPQIAKVHYVTYIDTYKGLLPEAHLSNQKEEEYVKQHQSFNAACWVAIDNSEIVGVIMYGPSRDKDLEKSYEIYMIYVLPEYQGQGIGTQLLNKVESEIKNKAAQVALWVVDSNLNTIHFYERQGYQFDGKEEEDEGFREQRMLKTL, encoded by the coding sequence ATGATTCAAATAAGACGAAAGCAAACAGAAGATATTCCACAAATCGCTAAAGTTCATTATGTAACCTATATTGACACATATAAAGGTTTATTGCCTGAGGCACATTTGAGTAATCAAAAAGAGGAAGAATATGTTAAGCAACATCAGAGTTTTAACGCAGCGTGTTGGGTAGCTATTGATAATAGTGAAATTGTAGGGGTTATTATGTACGGACCATCAAGAGATAAAGATCTTGAAAAAAGTTATGAAATTTACATGATATACGTCTTACCCGAGTATCAAGGTCAAGGCATCGGCACACAACTTTTAAATAAAGTGGAAAGTGAAATAAAGAACAAGGCAGCACAAGTCGCATTATGGGTTGTCGATTCTAATTTGAATACGATTCACTTTTATGAGCGTCAAGGTTACCAGTTTGATGGTAAAGAAGAGGAAGATGAAGGTTTTCGCGAACAACGCATGTTAAAAACATTATAA